DNA sequence from the Candidatus Deferrimicrobium sp. genome:
TCCCCCCGGCGCCGCGGGCGACGGCGGCGGCTCTGTCCAGAAACCCCCTGCCGGCTCCCTGAAGCGCTCCGAGGATCCGGCTGTTCCCCAACCGGATAATGTTGATTTCGGGAACGCCTTCCGTCGGGACCACCGCGAGAACGTGAATGGTTTCGGATCCGGATCCTGCCACGGGGGCGGAGGGACGGTTCGCCGCGCACCCGGAGAAGGCGAGTGAGAGGATGCAGATCCAGACGAGAATCGTCCGGTGAATCGGGGTGCCGCGCACGTTTCCTCCGGAAAGATATCCCTGGAAACGATTGTAATAGAAACCGCCCTTGCAAATTCTTCCCGGGATGCTTGACGATGGAGCGTAAACATGACTATTTTAGTAATGTATATATTCTATGGGGAGGATTACGGGGCGCAAATGGAAAACACCGCAAGTCAGGTCAAGGGTTGGGTCGACCAGGAGTACCGCTGGGGGTTCGTTTCGCCGGTGGAGGCGGACACGATCCCCAAAGGCATCAACGAAGAGGTCATCCGGTCGATCTCCGCGCGCAAGCAGGAGCCGGAATTTCTCCTCGAGCGCCGCCTCAAGGCGTATCGGCAGTGGCTCACCATGGTAGAGCCGCGTTGGTCGACCGTGTGCTATACCCCCATCGATTTCCAGGACATCGTGTATTACTCGGCTCCGCGAGGGCTGAAGGACCGTCCGAAAAGCCTCGGCGAGGTCGACCCGGAATTGCTGCGAACGTACGAGCGCCTGGGGATCCCCCTCCGGGAACAGGAGTTTCTGGCGGGCGTGGCCGTGGACGCCGTCTTCGACAGCGTCTCGGTGGCCACTACCTACCAGAGGGAACTGGCGAAGGTGGGAATCCTGTTCTGCTCCTTCTCCGAGGCGGTCCGGCATTACCCCCGCCTGGTGGAGAAGTACCTCGGGACCGTCGTCCCGTTCAACGACAACTACTTCGCCTCCCTCAACTCCGCCGTCTTCACCGACGGGTCGTTCTGCTACATCCCCCCGGGGGTGCGCTGCCCGGTCGAGCTGTTCACCTACTTCCGCATCAACGCCGAGAACACGGGGCAGTTCGAGAGGACATTGATCATCGCGGACGCGGGTTCCTACGTGAGTTACCTCGAAGGGTGCACGGCCCCGCGGCGCGACACGAACCAGCTCCACGCGGCGGTGGTTGAGCTGATCGCCCTCGAGGACGCGGAGATCCGGTATGCCACCGTGCAGAACTGGTATCCGGGCGACAAGGAAGGAAAGGGCGGAATTTACAACTTCGTGACGAAGCGGGGTTTGTGCGCCGGGAATAACTCCCGTATCTCGTGGACGCAGGTGGAGACCGGCTCCGCGATCACGTGGAAATACCCCAGCGTCATCCTGAAAGGGGACAACTCGGTCGGGCAGTTCCACGGGGTGGCGCTCACGAACAATTTCCAGCAGGCCGACACC
Encoded proteins:
- the sufB gene encoding Fe-S cluster assembly protein SufB, whose product is MENTASQVKGWVDQEYRWGFVSPVEADTIPKGINEEVIRSISARKQEPEFLLERRLKAYRQWLTMVEPRWSTVCYTPIDFQDIVYYSAPRGLKDRPKSLGEVDPELLRTYERLGIPLREQEFLAGVAVDAVFDSVSVATTYQRELAKVGILFCSFSEAVRHYPRLVEKYLGTVVPFNDNYFASLNSAVFTDGSFCYIPPGVRCPVELFTYFRINAENTGQFERTLIIADAGSYVSYLEGCTAPRRDTNQLHAAVVELIALEDAEIRYATVQNWYPGDKEGKGGIYNFVTKRGLCAGNNSRISWTQVETGSAITWKYPSVILKGDNSVGQFHGVALTNNFQQADT